The genomic DNA CACGTCATGCTAAGTACATGAAACCTCATATGGTGTGACCCCATATCATATAGTGTGACCGGGTTTTctcgtcacaccatatgatttatttgtcacactgTATGATAGAAACTGCATTTTCCTgcataaataatgttttttcatacatatgtttaactcataattaagtataatatatatgttGACATATTTAACATGATTTAACATGTATTATTTAAGATGTGCAACTATTGCATGTATtgcgaatcacacacacataaaacacagaaatcacccccacacacactcactcactaactctACAGCCTTGGatacaaaacatacatacagtatttgacattctaaatatcaatagtagtaaaaaaaacagtaatatTAATGTTGTCTTTAGCACTATAAGTAATTGCAACAATTTAATCTGATTATAATGCAGGAAAACGTTTTAAATTATCTGAATAAATTGTTGAATTTGTCTTTTAACAGATATAAAGAGAATAAACTCAAAGGGGAACTACAAACATTCAGATTGAAGCCCACCATTGAGaagagaaaaactccaagcgCTATACAATATTTGGTGGCATTCTGTTTTGCATAGTTGTGATTTCTGAAAGTGAACCTTTACATGATATACCTGTCTTaaactgtcttttgttgcttgtgaaatgcatataatacacatttttgtattaacagattgttttgtggtgttatttatcatatggcgtgacaccatatcatttggtgtgacatcaagaaattatgaaaataaaaaggcttTTGGGGTCTAAATCATACAAATCTCAATGGAACAGATAGAAAATAGGGTCAGCAAAAGTCAcaagcattttctttcttttatatcaaggtatgtcaaaatgaatatgaCGTTTATTGAAAGATTGAGGACATATGCCTTACTCTGTGTATTGATGaagaaatatactgtaaaatgtaataaatttgcacaaggaaatgctagatcttgatgaagtaatgatagaagattataatacattgctcacattaaaaacaaaataccctattataattttacaaacaataactttcatgtcacaccatatgacaattttagttACTACCACAACTAATTAGTAGATAAATATGAATTTCAACACAAAATCTAAAAGACCATACATATTTTTGGGAATGGAAGGGTCAGTACAACAGGACTAAGTGATTTCCATGCCTAAAATCTGAACTTTCTTTTGCAAAAACTTTTTTTCGGCCTAAAACGTCAACAACCCTAATGCGCTGTTTATTGAAAATCATAAGTGAATTTTAAAACTGCTAAGAATTAACATAGTCTAAGTCTAGGATGCATAAACATGCATTAAGCCCAAATTGTAATTAGAGATGCACAATCTAGATCAATTTGTTGCTTGCAAACACTATTTTTTTCTGTAGGGTGCGCTTTTTTTGCCAAAGAGTAGACAATATAACCTTTTGCCACATTACTTGCAGTCAGCCAGACCCATAGACTGTACAGTCTATGGCCAGACCTCTATCGGGCCTCGACTACTTTCCCTAGACATGATCTGTTGCTATAGCAACGTGTACACAGTAGACCCTACATCACTTTGTAGAatttcttttgtaaaagttgAACAAAAACTGCTAGTTACAATGTCAGAAATGTCTGCCATGAACAGGAAATTAATTCAGAATCTCGCTGAAACGCTCTCCAAGCAAGTGAAACGCTGTAAGTAAGTCATTTCGGTCAGATTTAAATAGTGTTTCCTTGTAACGTTAGATGAGCATTAGATAGGTTTTGCAATGCATAACGTTAGCCTAGCTACATTTTGGTCGCAGTCAACTAGGCTAGAAGCTACACAGGAAACCATAGCATAGATAAgcaatgttgttgttttgggctattacaaaatatatttatgCTCATTCAAAATGTTAAGTGCAGACTATTCTATTATGTGCCAAAAGTTTGACAACCTTGATCTATGAATAATGAGTGCCTAACTTCCAATTGGCTACATTTCTATTCAGCTGAAAGTTTAACCTAGGCCCTTTTTGTCGAACTGAGTTCTTTAGTTAACATTTCTATTTTGGACTTTAGTAACTGCGTTTACAGATTCATCAGATTACAACATTATACTCATCGAATGAAATAAGCATCCAGGCCAGATTAATCTCTTGATAAGTGAACTGTCAAGTGAAACTGGGATAATTCCTTCGGTTtctgtaaataataatacaaataataataataataatataataataatttaataatattaataatctataataataataaattacacCCTTTCTTGAACTGTAAACCACCATTTAGCATCAGTAACTCATATTTCATGGGTTGGCGATGGAATGCAGGATGATGATAGAAACAATTCTATAAGATGATTAAATTTGTTAGGCTAGACTTAATCATATTCACAAATAATTTGATCAAATGAGTTGTGATGCAATAAGGATGTTTTTAAAGGAAGACTGAGCTATGACCATGACTTACTTCTAACAACTTTTTTCTTCCTGcctttttttgtgttgttgttgcagtTAACAAGACAGAAGCAGAATGTCTGATCAGACTGTTCAATGGTCTGATTGGAGACCAAACTGAAAGGCGAGTAGGAAATGGACTGGATCGAGGCAAATTCAGGAACGTACTCCACAAAACATTTGGCATGACTGACGACATGATCATggacagaggtaggctacatatTAGAATGACCGAATTAACACCAAAATCGGATCAGTTAGTCAAGGCCAGATAAGCCTATAGCTAATTTGAAATAGGCTGCGTGCAATTATGTGCTAAATATGAGCAAAGACAACCAGATGTGCTCTTTCTCCAAATCTATCCAGTCTTTGATAGTATTCATGGATTTTCAAAGATTTATGCTTGactttcaataaatgtgtaGACTATGAATTGTCCTGTATTTAATTAATAAAGCCTCCTTTTCTTTGAATAGTCTTCCGAGCATTTGACAAGGACAATGACAGTTACGTCAGTGTCAAAGAATGGATTGAGGGATTGTCCGTCTTTCTACGTGGCACCCTGGATGAAAAAATTAAATGTAAGTTCAAATGGCTTTGACATGTTTCAGCAACCAAGTAACTATCATTAGCATTGACAAGTTTCAGCACAAGTGATCACCATTTCACTGCATACTGTTTTCACACACTGCATATATTTTCTGTTAAATTCTTAGATTGCTTTGATGTTTATGATCTCAATGGTGATGGATACATTTCACGAGAGGAGATGTTTCACATGCTTAAAAACAGCTTAATTAGACAACCAACAGAGGAAGACCCTGATGAAGGAATCAAGGACCTAGTCGAGATCACTGTCAAGAAAATGGCAAGTCAAATGCATACTAAACCAAATCTTCTGTCAAATAACCAAATTTGATAAAGTGTCATAAACGCTTAAGTCTTTGagccctaatttgaatgatgggTTAAAAAGTCTAAAGCCTAACTAAAGCAAATTTGATAACAAAGCAAAATcaatttttataatttaaaggCATGGGCCAACTGCATTAAGGAGTCAGCTCAGTGGTCCCACCTGCCACATGATAGCTATATGTCATGTGCAAGGACTTTGCTTGTTGACTTTGCCCAACATTTAAATGAGGGCCCTTTATGTGGCAAAAATGTGTCGCTAAATGAAACTTTCACCTATAGGACCGTGACCATGACGGCAGACTGTCCTTTGCAGACTTTGACAAGGCAGTGAGAGAGGAAAACTTACTCTTAGAAGCTTTTGGAACATGTCTCCCAGATGCAAAGGTAATCTTATTCAGACTCATGAATGCATTTACTATAAAGCTTTAATgcctgtaaataaataaataaataaataaatgctttttttcccttttttatgcAGAGTATACAGGCATTTGAGCAGCATGCATTCCAGGAACCTCTTGAACACTGACAACATATTTTTGTATCTGAAATTGATGTACTGAATGTCATGGCAATTATACAAGCACACAATTAAAGTGATTTATTTTTCAACACGTTTATTTTATTACAACAACATTAAACTTTGCTGGATTCCAGCAGAAATAGAGAGGAATGGTGTGGTTAAATTCTTCGCCTTGGCTTAGCAGTAACTGCCTTTTTCTCTGGTGGCTTTAGTTCTGGAACTGAGGCAATCTGAAACAGAAGGAAATACATTTGCCATCACTAAAGTGGCTATGCCTCCAGATGTGAGAAAACAAAATGTCTCCCTTATTTGACCAATTTGTTATTTGGTTGCACAAACCTGCATAAGTCAGAATAGAGTGATTATCATTGCTCTGCGAATCGGAATCTTCTGGTTGGATACATACATTACTATACTACCAAATAATTGGGCTACAAAACAGGATTCATTTTTTGTAGACAGTGACTATGCATGGTATAATGAAGAGGTCTATTAATGATCGACAGTAATAACAGCTCATAGGACGCAGCAATGAATCTTGTCTTCACCACCTTGCAGCTATATAATAACTGTACTCTCACATGAAGTTGGTCAACCACACATTTTGCAATTTCACTTTAACAAACTATAAACCTACTTTCAATCATATATATTATCAACATTATATTGCATGTCTCTAATATAGCAATGCAATTCTCTTACCGTCGACATTGTGGTCCTTATTATGTTGGCTGTAATGTTTAAAGAAGCATCTTGTAAGTCTGTCTTTGGCATTTCCGGTAACTGGGGTCCGATAATACGTCCACCTTCATCACTGATACCCATTAATGACTGACTGATTGTCATCTCTGCTTTGCGTTTCCTACTGTCTAAGTGAGTAGGTCTTGGTAAAAATCGTACATGTGAAGATGCTTTCTTGATCGGTCTGCTGTTTGTCTCCCGTTCTCGTTGAGCCACATGGAGTTTAGGGTCTTTGCTGGGATCAATGTAGTGGTGCAAGGAGCCCATTTTGTCCTCTGTGGGTAACTCCCTCCCCTGCTGCAATTGACCAGAATATGGCGGGTAGCACAGGAGCTTCTCTTGAGGGGGCAAAGGAAGCAAAGGAAATCCTTGGTAATGGTCTCTGTAGCTTGAACTCCTCTCCTTTGGAACATTCTGTGATACCGGCTCTTCACATGTCTCCTGTGAATCGGTCCTTCCTGGTGTAGCAAGTGGCCTGCTCTCTTCACTTTTTGGCTCACGTTCCTTTTCTgcaaagagagaacagagactTAATAGTGACATTTAAGGTATCAGAGATGTCTATGTACTTAGAAGGATGCAACGCAAACTGTCTGTGTTACCTTTGCTTTGAGCCACTCTGTTCACGTATCTCCTTCTGTCCTGTAATTTCTGCCTGGTATCCTCCACAGTCTCATACTCAGGAGCGTAACACACGTGCAGTAACCCTCCATAAAAGCTCTTCTCATCAGTGTTTCGTTTAGCTGCCCTGAGAGAGAAACAACTGACGTGATTACAAAACTGCATGGCTTGGAGCTGCACAAAAGCTTTCGAAAGTCCCGCTCACCTCGCACTTGTGAGCTTTTGAAATTTGAAGAGAAACACTTCAGTGAACTCTTCGGCAGGATATTCGTCAAGCACACGATACTCTTCTATAGCTCCATACAGCGCGAGAAGCTGCACCAACTCTGTCATCACACCAATCGCTGGCACCCCTTGCACCAGTAAGTAGCGGGATTCAAGATTGATAGTGTATACCTAGATAAAGAGACAAATATGAACGGTTTCAATAATAGACGTTCGAACGTTTGTCAATATTAGCAAGGCAGCTAGCCAGCCTACACTATATCTCTCTGCTCGCTTTATTTTCAAACAAGCTGCTTAGCTTTCTGTGGTGATATATATACACTCACCTTCACAGCCTTCGgtctccttccatctctgtaCTTTGGTCGTGTGTGACAAACAGATTGTTGTTCATGGTGTTTATACACTTTCGGACCGTCCCAAACTGAAACCTGCTTGGAGGAGGAGGTCGCCATGTTttctcaacaacaacaatacccATAGACCGGAAATAGTGTGAACTAATCAAACAAGATGTGCGCGATTTTTATCCTCCAATCAACAGCAGAGTTGTATAGCAGATGGCAGTGTTAACCTTAGATGTTTaagttaataatattaattgtGTAATACTAATGCAAAGTAATGACAACGATTAGATAAAATAGCTGAGAGAAAATATGTTGTCGTTTTAAATGAATATCGATGATGTAAAGAACATGTGCGATTGAGAATGACTGCCGCGGTCTTCATCAAGCTGTCATTCTTCGGACCATGCTActattaggctaactggaaACATCAGCTAGGAAATCCAAACCACTAACTTCATATATTTATGGAAATCATAGTGAAACTTCAGCATCAAGCGAAGTAATGTTGGGCAGTCATGGGATTCAACCCGTCACAGTGGTATTTAACAACGCGAAAAACTGTTTCCTGCATTTGCCACCGAATTTGATCACAAAACTATCATTGCTTGAGGTAACGTTAACTGCTACAAACATCAAGTTGTCATTTGTTTACTTAGTAAAACAATTCCTTTTCCTTGAATTAACGCAAAGTAACACAAAGTATCAAACGATACACACAAGTCCACCTTATGTTATTGCACCATCTCATTACTCAAAGCAGAATCAGATCCTAGAGCTGTCCTGGGATGGCAGTCCCCCCGTTTTTATTAGCTGGACAAGGGGCAGACACACGACAGCACAAGACAATCCTGTCGAGCTAAGTCGTCAACTGGCGGAGAAACTTGGACTTAAAGAGGGAGAGCAGGTAACTTGGAACTTACTACCAAAGAGATTTCAACTTGCAGATTTGTGTGTCTGCAGAATAGTCTTACCCTGACACGTTACCCTTATTCCTCCATCATTTGGAAACTCTATGTTGGTCTTCTAGGGTTTTCTGCGACCTTGTCAAAATGTGCAGTCGGTGCATCAGGTGTTTGTGGAGCCGCTTTCCTCGGATGACTGGGAAATCCTGGTAGGTATACCGTTTCAGTGTGTCAGGTGTTCATGCGCCTCAGAAATCACAAGTATTGTGTTTCTGATTTTGAAAATGTCTTCTTAATAATACGTAGGCTATATATAGTTCCAATTTTGTTTTGTGAATGACTTTTTTATGTAGGAGCTTCACAGTATGGCACTGGAACACCAGTTGCTTGATCAGATCCGAGTGGTGTATGAAGATGCTGTTTTTCCTGTGTGGGTGGACCAGCGAATGCTTATATACATCAAAATAGGTTTGTATATTGAGAGTTATTGTGTTATTGAGTTTGAATAATGTGcaccatgtactgtatgtgtgtcaagAATCTGGTTCTTGGAGACATGCTTGAAAGCTTCTTATTCCTTTTTCTTTATCAGCCTCCTTGTCACCAAGTGTGCCTTATGGTCGACTGGAGCAGTTCACAGAGTTGATGGTCTCTCCCAAAATGAGGAGTGGAGAACATGGAACCCCTATGGGGTCAGCACACCTGAACCCAAGCCATAGTCTCCACACACCTCATCAAACCTCTGATCAGTTCACCTCCACAGGCAGCATATCTCAAGAGTCTCCAGGTGACCAGCTGGACGTTAGCCAGAGCCACCTGAACCAGCAGCAGTGGGGTGGAATAGCAGATTTTAAAAGCCTGTTGAGATACGTGTTCACAGGGGGCTGTGATGCTAAGGACGCTCCACCTGTTCCCACGATCCTCACTGTCTTCAGTGACTGTGTGTTGAGAGTGTGCAGAACTCCTCCTCGTTTTGCCAGTCACCTGGGTGCCATTTACGGTGAGGTCCACATGTTGCCGTTGGCCCAGCACGAGGTGCAGTACCTCAGCAGTAGACAGCCTGAAATAACGTATGGGAAACTCTCCAAGGTGGCCTCTCCAAAGGAAGCAAGAGAGAAGGCCAAGCAGGCCATGGAAAAGAGCAAGAGCGAAGTCAAATCCAGTGGGGATGTGGAGGATCAGGACACTGATTTGGTTCTGGTCAGGGTGAAGTGTCACCTTGGAGACCTTGATGACCAGGTGTCCTTTCAAAGGGGGGAGCTCCACAGTGGGAGGTTGTGGGTGAGTTGTGAGCACATTTCTTATCCCCCTAACTTGTAGAGGAAGACTGCAGTGACCATTTCCCTCTCAATCATGCACTTGAATATGCTTTATTCACTTCAGATTCCAAAGGCTTTGAGGAGCAGGTTGAAAATAGACCTCCATTCAGCTGTGCGATTGAGGCCTGTGAAGTCAACTCCAAGAGTGGCCTTATCTGTCAGGTTGCAGCCAGTACAGGCAATGGTAATATTTTCTCCTATCACACAGATTTACTGTTAATGGTCATCATTGGTCATTGATGGTCATTTAATAAAAACATGGCATTTTCAAGGACTAATGTGGAATCAGAACAAGAAAGAAGTTTTATGTGCCGAAAAAGTAAAATAATTGACCTGTGACCCTTCCTTGTCACTGTAGTATTGGTAAATGTTTTCTTCTCCATGTTTATTCAGGTGTACAAGAATGTTGCGTCTTTTTTCACTCACTTGCATTTTATGCCCTTTTTGCAGCCCCAGActgtgggagaggaggaggtccGCACTGGCTTCCTGGAGTGGCTGCACTCCCAGAGCCACCAGCCGCTGGCCTGCCTGACCAGTCGCTCCAGCTTCATCCTCCTGCCAAACGGAGAAGGTGCGTCCTTCAGACTAGCACATTCTGCCTCCTCACAAAGTAAACAACATTAACAGGAAAATAACACTGAATGTGCCATATGATTTGACGTGAGAACAAATCATATATAATAGAGCTTTGTCTTACATATGACCTGATGCCTAACTTGTGTCTGTGGCTGCACTCCCAGAGCCAAGGCGGGGAAATTTGCAGTGTTACAGCAGCAAATAATGCAATAACAAGAAgcttaaaaaaacaataaaataaaatattttactgtGTTTCCTCAGGAAAGTCAGAGTTTGCCTTGGCTGTGTTGAAACCAGAGCCCTCTGAGAAGCATACAGATGAGCTTTTCCTATTAACAAGTTTACTTCAAAAGAAAGATATACAGGTATTACACTTCCTGGTACCTGGTTTTTCTCTGTAATCGCTACAGGTTGTAATTACATTTGTTAATGGTTTGGGTTCAGGTGCTTCATTTTAACAATACTTTGTAAAGTAATTGATTGatcattatttaattaattggtaaTAATCAACATTGATTGATGCTCTAATGTTCTCATCTAGGTCGTCCTAGAGCCAGTGAGTCCAGGCTCGTCTGATCCTGTGAAGGATTCAGAGGAAATTCATGAGGATTTCCCCTCCCTCAGTTGTCTTGGGTAAGAAAGAATATCACCACCATAGCCACAACTTTATTTTTAGGGACTGAAAATAACTATATTCACCCGCTGATAAAACAGGCAGCCCTTGGCACATTGAATGCAATGGTATACAAAGCTAAAATAAAACCAATGAATCATCTCCCCTCTGGTAAAGGAATAGCACTGaatgccgagttacaaattctgaatctgccttgataattattctactttgtcttttattacttttttactacttttgcctttgtttttttgcttactaattattctttatttttaaattattttaccttgtgttttatgttttctttctatttctttttataatgatctttaccttttaactattctttgactattttgcccttctatgcttttacttgttattattgtttggttttgtttatgtaaagcacattgaatgacctctgtgtatgaaatgcgctatataaataaaacttgacttgacttgacttgaatgcTTAACTCACTGATTGAATAGTGTTTACTCACGGTTGTCTTGCTGTGgttgtctcctcctctcttgaACAGGGCTGTGGCTGAGATGAGCGCGTTGGCGTTTGAGCACCTCTCGCACAGCCTGATGGGAGGCCTGCTGTCCCGGGAGCTGGTGGCCTCTGGGGTTGGGCTGCGGAGTGGAGCCCTGCTCATCACCGGAGCCAAGgtaacctttgacctctgacATCAGAGATTAGTGTTTTTCTTAGCATCAGCATTCACCACACTGAAAGGtatttgttaaatatattttaaGAAATATATGACATGCCCATGTATGTGTCCATTTGGAGTTAAGTTGGAGTCCATTAGTCCATATGGAGTTGGAGTCCATTAGTGAAATCTCACtaaaaatgtttcatttttcaATCTACAGGGAAGTGGAAAGTCTTCTTTATCCAAAGCACTCTGCCGGAAAGCTGTAGATGACTTAGATGCTCACATTGAAGTAGTGGATTGTAAGATGTTGAAAGGTCAGGCATTTATTAATTTCTTCTGTGATTAATCTGTAATCTGTTCAACGGTTTTAACATGGGTGTTTGATCTATGACATTGGATCTATAAAATGTAATGTCTTTCTCCGTCCACTCAGGAAAGCGAGCTGAGACTGTTAGACAAAGGCTGGAGGAGATTTTTGAGCAGGCAGTGTGGAGACAGCCCTCAGTGGTCCTCTTGGATGATCTAGACCTGCTGTCTGCGGCTGCTGCTTCTCCAGAGCACGAGCATGGCCCAGAGGCTTTGCTACATCTGCACATCGCCCAAAGTATGACTATATTTATTTAGAAAAACACAACACGTTTATATCAATTCTGACCCCTTGTATGAgaaagttattttattattagaatCACTGGCAAATGGACATTCATTTTTTCAGACCTTGGACACTACAGGGATATTCACACTCATTATCATTACTGTACTTACACTCTACTCACTATTACTGCTGTTCTAGCCAGGTCTGAATAAGAGAATGCCCAACTCTGTGTATTGTCTCACAGGTCTGAAAGATGTTGTGGATGATGTTATTGAGCGGGGCAGTCTGGTTGCCCTGGTTGTCACTGCCCAGAGTGAGGACTCCTTGCACCCATCCCTCAGAGAGGTGCAGGGCACCCACTTCTTCCAGAGCTTTGCCCACATCCAGAGCCCAGATCAGGTAACCCAAAAGACTACACTTCCCATAATTCAACATTAATTAAAATGGCATTCTAAAACCTGTAATATTGTCATGAATAGATTTATAGTACTAGCAAGTGTTTGGCTATGCTTACTATTTTATAGttgttttggataaaagctaatgctaatgctaatgctatgtacctataaccataaccaaatgAAACCTCCTTTCTTTCAGGCCCAGAGAGTGGAGATCTTGAGGTCTCTCATGCTCAGTAAGAGCAGCCTGTGTCCGGACTGCCTCGAGACGCTTGACCTTGAGGCTGTGGCCAAGCAGACAGAGGGCTATCTGCCAAGGGACCTGTCTCTGTTGCTGGAGAGGGCAGTGCATGCCAGCGTGGTCAACAACAAGGGCTACAGCAGTGCACTGGATAAACCTGGAGGTGCTGAGTACTCTTCGAATAGACTGATTTTGCATAGCACAGCACTCTTCTCACAAGCATTACCCCCCATATATTACTTCTGACTGTCCTGTTCCCTTGCCTGACTTGATAGACCTGCGAGTGACCTGGCCAGACTTTGTGCACGCTCTAAGGGACTTCATTCCCCCTTCGCTGTGGAGTGCTCAGCTCCAGTCTCCTGGTGTGGCTGGCATGGAGAGCGTGGGGGGACTGAGTCAGGCACGCCAGATGCTGATGGACACCATCCTACTGCCCGCCAAGGTAGGAGAAGTCCGCACGACCGAGTGGGCTATCAAAACCGCTTGCGTGATAACCTAgtgatgttttttaaaaaaagcaacattttgtaaattgttttcTAGAAGTGTTTTGTGGCAAGTCTGTTGTGGCAAGCTACACCAAAACACCAAAAACAACAATATAAGTTCTAGATCAGCTTAAATGGAGAATGTAATTTGTTGTGGATAATGTGTACGTTGTAGTTgaaaacatcacaaacacacacccttctgATTTAGACTCACCTAAGGTCTCATCATCTTTCTGCAgtttctcacctctctctctctctctctctctctctctctctctttctctgtctatctatgtcTCCAGTACCCAATCCTGTTCTCCAAGCTGCCAATCCGCCAGCGCACAGGGCTGCTTCTGTATGGAGCGCCAGGCACAGGCAAGACCCTTTTGGCTGGAGCCGTGGCCAAAGAGAGTGGCATGAACTTCATTAGCATTAAGGTAACTCACTGGGCTTCAGAGCAGAACCTGCCACGGTTTACACTAGAGCAATTACTGAAGTAAAAGTTGTGGACTTCCTTGGATACGTTGTTATGGTATTCTTTTGGGACAGACATTTGTCggtcttcagagtgctgcagaatgttccattcacatgaatgggccttcccaaagTTTGGAGGTCCCTTAAATCTGTATAATGACCACTGCACGTATACTGTAAAATGAcggctgtcaatggcaacgagTTTTGTGATTctgattcacgtctttcatatcattccgCAAGTATCATcttttcagtaaatattttaccATCGTCAGGttaaagcattttcattgtcaGTAACTAGAAACCTCAACTTAAGAGTAAAACAAGATACATCAAAGTAGCTTTTacaccacagtgctttaaagaGTAAAAGCAGAAACCTGTATGATAGTCAGAATATATTTCTTTGAGTTTGTATTCATAAAAGTGGCTGTTATGAACCTCATCAGCATTTACAGTAAAGCGCACCTGGCTTCACCACTCAGACCATTTCTGTGGCTTTTTCTGATCTGCTGCACTGCAGGGGGGAAGGCAGTCGCCAAATAAAGGCGAGATAGAAGAGCCATGATGAATGGATTCATTTGCCACCTGGCACCGTTAATATCAACGAAATGTAATTGCGTTTGGGTGGGAGAGTTTATGATAACTCCATGGCGCACAAAGCTATAATCTGCTCAAGGTGTTTTTATGAactaactctctttctctccctctctctctctctttcgttctctctccccctctgacTTGGACAGGGTCCTGAACTTCTCAGTAAGTACATAGGAGCAAGCGAGCAGGCCGTCCGGGATGTGTTTCAAAGGTCAGTCTGCTCTTTTATGCACTGAGAGCTTGCTCTCTCCCCTGTCCTTGACTGCGAGACTGTGTGTGATTTAGATACTCGGTCCCTTCACTTGTTTATTTCTGCCTTAAtggccgttcacaccaagaatgtTAACTTTAATGATAACGGCAAAAAGGTATTGATCTAGCTCATTTAAATGGcaacgtccacacataaactgtAACAATAACGACATAAAGAACGATATAAATCACGGC from Alosa alosa isolate M-15738 ecotype Scorff River chromosome 20, AALO_Geno_1.1, whole genome shotgun sequence includes the following:
- the pex1 gene encoding peroxisome biogenesis factor 1 isoform X2 encodes the protein MLGSHGIQPVTVVFNNAKNCFLHLPPNLITKLSLLENQILELSWDGSPPVFISWTRGRHTTAQDNPVELSRQLAEKLGLKEGEQGFLRPCQNVQSVHQVFVEPLSSDDWEILELHSMALEHQLLDQIRVVYEDAVFPVWVDQRMLIYIKIASLSPSVPYGRLEQFTELMVSPKMRSGEHGTPMGSAHLNPSHSLHTPHQTSDQFTSTGSISQESPGDQLDVSQSHLNQQQWGGIADFKSLLRYVFTGGCDAKDAPPVPTILTVFSDCVLRVCRTPPRFASHLGAIYGEVHMLPLAQHEVQYLSSRQPEITYGKLSKVASPKEAREKAKQAMEKSKSEVKSSGDVEDQDTDLVLVRVKCHLGDLDDQVSFQRGELHSGRLWIPKALRSRLKIDLHSAVRLRPVKSTPRVALSVRLQPVQAMPQTVGEEEVRTGFLEWLHSQSHQPLACLTSRSSFILLPNGEGKSEFALAVLKPEPSEKHTDELFLLTSLLQKKDIQVVLEPVSPGSSDPVKDSEEIHEDFPSLSCLGAVAEMSALAFEHLSHSLMGGLLSRELVASGVGLRSGALLITGAKGSGKSSLSKALCRKAVDDLDAHIEVVDCKMLKGKRAETVRQRLEEIFEQAVWRQPSVVLLDDLDLLSAAAASPEHEHGPEALLHLHIAQSLKDVVDDVIERGSLVALVVTAQSEDSLHPSLREVQGTHFFQSFAHIQSPDQAQRVEILRSLMLSKSSLCPDCLETLDLEAVAKQTEGYLPRDLSLLLERAVHASVVNNKGYSSALDKPGDLRVTWPDFVHALRDFIPPSLWSAQLQSPGVAGMESVGGLSQARQMLMDTILLPAKYPILFSKLPIRQRTGLLLYGAPGTGKTLLAGAVAKESGMNFISIKGPELLSKYIGASEQAVRDVFQRAQAAKPCILFFDEFDSLAPRRGHDSTGVTDRVVNQLLTQLDGVEGLEGVYVLAATSRPDLIDPALLRPGRLDKSLYCPPPDQEARLEILRALTRALPMAADTDLEELATATDLFTGADLKALLYNAQLEAIHSSPGASLLHVSPQNWELGSGSDSDGSLSSMIFLNHSSGSDDSAGEGDGVLDPPVVLLDPSGDMPPEVPRPNMWRLYFGSSYESELDNPSPPDLNSLGPSGPNSTGPDLTGASVRETGPSPAPAFMASVQQGFQELNPEQVERLRADVCTLKSNYRRTPEDSPLAQAAGGPSKLSLLLCQAHLTTALTGTRPSISREEWRRYTEMYESFGASRQSATAFKPGQRVTLA
- the pex1 gene encoding peroxisome biogenesis factor 1 isoform X4; its protein translation is MLGSHGIQPVTVVFNNAKNCFLHLPPNLITKLSLLENQILELSWDGSPPVFISWTRGRHTTAQDNPVELSRQLAEKLGLKEGEQGFLRPCQNVQSVHQVFVEPLSSDDWEILELHSMALEHQLLDQIRVVYEDAVFPVWVDQRMLIYIKIASLSPSVPYGRLEQFTELMVSPKMRSGEHGTPMGSAHLNPSHSLHTPHQTSDQFTSTGSISQESPGDQLDVSQSHLNQQQWGGIADFKSLLRYVFTGGCDAKDAPPVPTILTVFSDCVLRVCRTPPRFASHLGAIYGEVHMLPLAQHEVQYLSSRQPEITYGKLSKVASPKEAREKAKQAMEKSKSEVKSSGDVEDQDTDLVLVRVKCHLGDLDDQVSFQRGELHSGRLWIPKALRSRLKIDLHSAVRLRPVKSTPRVALSVRLQPVQAMPQTVGEEEVRTGFLEWLHSQSHQPLACLTSRSSFILLPNGEGKSEFALAVLKPEPSEKHTDELFLLTSLLQKKDIQVVLEPVSPGSSDPVKDSEEIHEDFPSLSCLGAVAEMSALAFEHLSHSLMGGLLSRELVASGVGLRSGALLITGAKGSGKSSLSKALCRKAVDDLDAHIEVVDCKMLKGKRAETVRQRLEEIFEQAVWRQPSVVLLDDLDLLSAAAASPEHEHGPEALLHLHIAQSLKDVVDDVIERGSLVALVVTAQSEDSLHPSLREVQGTHFFQSFAHIQSPDQAQRVEILRSLMLSKSSLCPDCLETLDLEAVAKQTEGYLPRDLSLLLERAVHASVVNNKGYSSALDKPGDLRVTWPDFVHALRDFIPPSLWSAQLQSPGVAGMESVGGLSQARQMLMDTILLPAKYPILFSKLPIRQRTGLLLYGAPGTGKTLLAGAVAKESGMNFISIKGPELLSKYIGASEQAVRDVFQRAQAAKPCILFFDEFDSLAPRRGHDSTGVTDRVVNQLLTQLDGVEGLEGVYVLAATSRPDLIDPALLRPGRLDKSLYCPPPDQEARLEILRALTRALPMAADTDLEELATATDLFTGADLKALLYNAQLEAIHSSPGASLLHELGSGSDSDGSLSSMIFLNHSSGSDDSAGEGDGVLDPPVVLLDPSGDMPPEVPRPNMWRLYFGSSYESELDNPSPPDLNSLGPSGPNSTGPDLTGASVRETGPSPAPAFMASVQQGFQELNPEQVERLRADVCTLKSNYRRTPEDSPLAQAAGGPSKLSLLLCQAHLTTALTGTRPSISREEWRRYTEMYESFGASRQSATAFKPGQRVTLA